A stretch of DNA from Promicromonospora sukumoe:
TCGGCCGGCACCGGCAGGACCCGCACCGCGCACCGGGCGAGCCGGGCCAGGGTCAGGCCGACGACGGCCCGGCGCCGCTCGCCCGGGACGAGAAGGACGGCGTCGACGGGCTGGCCCTGCGGGGCGTCCTCCGGCCGGGCGGCACCGTCGATCGCGCGGAGGGTGGAGGTCACGTCGCTCGTGCTGCCGCAGTCCACGACGACGACGGTCACCAGGCCCGGCACGGTGTCGGCCGGGGGCTGGTCCTGCCAGGACGTCGTCGCGGGCTCGCCGGCCTCGCGCAGCTCCGCGCGCAGGGCCTCGCGCACGTCGGTCAGCGTCAGCCCGGCGCGCAGCCAGCCCGACTCCGGCGCGAGCGGAAGGGCCACGTCCGGCCCGTTCTCCTCGAGAAAGGCCACCAGCGGACTGCGGCCGGCGTCGGACGGTCCGTCGAGCCCTGCCGGGTCGAAGAGCGGCGACGTGACCGACCGCCAGGCGTCCTCGACGCCGTCGAGGTAGGTGATCAGCGGGTCCGTCTCCTCGCGCTCCCACCGGTGGGTCCGGAAGCGCGCCGGGACGAAGAGCGGGTGCGGCGACCACCCCGCCCGCCGGCCGCGCGCCAGGTAGTGCTCGACGGCGCGCGCGGGGTCCGGGAACGTGGTGCCCGCCTGGGCCTCGTACCACTCGACGTCGAAGACACCTGAGCCGAGCACCCGCTCGGCGTCCGACACGTCGGGCTCCGCGGGTCCGGCCTCCGGCTCGGCGGGCCCGGCAGGCTCGGCGGGCCTGGCAGGCTCTGCATGCCCGGCGGGCTCGGCGGGCCCGGCGGACGACGGCGCCGGTTCGGCGGCCGGACCGGGAACCTCCGTCGCTTCGTCCTGCCCGCCCCGGGCCTGCCGGCCGCGTCCGTCCACGAGCGCCCTGATGATCTTGCTGGGGTCAAGAGCCACAGCGACAGCGTAGCGATCACCGGGCCGCCTCAGGACCGCCCGGCAGGGGCGCCGGGCGGGGACGGCCGGGTGGCTCCGCGGGCTCCGGCCGGGGCCGGGTCAGTCGCCGAGCGCGGCGGCGATGCGGTCGCCCAGGAACGGCGCCAGGGTCACCAGGTAGGGCCGGGACACGTGGAAGCCGTCCGCGTACACGGGCAGGTACCCGATCACCGGCGGGCAGGTCTCCGGGCCGCAGAAGTAGTCGGTCATGTCCACGAGGCGCGCGTTCGGGTCCAGCCGCACGGCGGCCGCCGAGCCGTCGTCGCGCAGCACGTCCTCCCGGTCCCGGGCGCAGACCGTCCCCGCCTCGTCACCGTTCTCCTCGATGCAGGGCACGACCTCCCGCTCGAAGACGTCGGCGTTCTCCTCGAAGATCGGGTTGTCGCGGATCGCGACGACCGGCGCCGAGAGGTCGGGGCGCTGGGCCCACGCTTCCGCGAGGCCCGCGCCGAGCGCCTCGGTGCGGTCCTCGTCGCCGACGGCCTGGACCGACTGCTTGCTGGAGTGCAGCACCAGGTAACCGTCGTACTCGGGGTGCGAGCGCACGTACTCCTCGAGCTGGCGGTTCCACTCGGTGCACAGGTCGATGGACTCCTGCACGGACTTGAGCATCGGGCGCGCGTTCCAGTGGCAGCCCGCGCGGCCCGCGACGTCGATCCGCCAGCCGCGCTCCTGCGCGATCCGCTGGTAGGCCGAGAGCATCTGGTGGCTGTGCGAGTCGCCCGTGGCCAGCAGCGTGCGCGTGTACCCCGTCTCGGGGCCCAGGCTGCACACGCCGAGGCGCACCGGCCGTTCGCGGTTGGACCAGCAGTCGGCGGCCGATCCGCCCGGGTCGGAGTAGCCCGTGCTGAACGCATCCACGAGCGAGCTCGCGTCCTCGATCTCGCAGGGGGGCGTGCCGGGGTCCATGGTCGCCGCCCCGATGCAGCCGGCCAGCCGCTCGACCTCCGCCTCCGCCTCCGCCTCGACCGCCGTCTGGTGCGCCGCCACCCGGTCGACCGCCACGACGCACAGGAGTGCCGGCACGAGGGCGAGCGCCACGGCCGTGGCCAGGCGGGGCCGGCCGGTGAACCGCCGGGCGGTCACGACGGGGCGTTCCACGAACCGGTGGGTCAGCCACGCGAGCGCCGTCGACGTCGCGAAGATCACCACCGCCGCGACCCAGTCCGGCCGCTGCGCGCCGGTGAGGTGGAGGTAGCCGATGAGCAGGGGCCAGTGCCACAGGTAGAGCGGGAACGAGATGTCGGCGAGGAACCGCAGCGGCGCCACCTCCAGCAGACCGCGCGGGCCCCACGCGGAGTCCGGTGCGGAGCCGAGGATCACGAGCAGGGCGCCGCCGACCGGCCACAGGGCCCACGGGCCGGGGAACAGGGCCACGCCGTCGAGCACGAAGCCGGAGGAGACCACGAGGCCCAGGCCGAGCCAGCCGAGCACCGGGCGCAGTGCCCCGGTCGGCTGGACCCAGCCGAGGAGCAGGGCCAGGGCCGCGCCGAGGCCGAGCTCCCAGAACCGGGTGCCCGAGTGGAAGTAGGAGAGCGGCTGGTCGACGGCCCCGACGTGGAGCGCGAAGACCTGGGACGCCGCCGTGGCCAGGACCGTGACGACGGCCAGCGTGGGCCGGAACCACTTGCGCGCGACGACGGCGAGCAGCAGGAGCAGCGCCGGCCAGACGATCATGAACTGGCCCTGCACCGCCAGCGACCAGAAGTGCTGCAGGGGGCTGGCCGACGGGCCGGCCGCCCCGTACGCGAGCTGGGAGTGGATCATCTCCCAGTTCAGCAGGTAGACCGCCGAGGCACCGATCTCCCGCAGGGTGCTCTGCCACATCGCCTGCGGCAGGACCAGGACCATGATGGCCGCCGTCGCCGCCAGCACGACGAGCGACGGGGCCGACAGCCGGGAGAACGTGCGCCCGTAGTACTCGACCAGACGCAGGTCCCCGCGCTCCACGCGGCCGACCAGCGAACGGGTCACGAGGAAGCCGGTGAGCGCCAGGAAGACGTCGACGCCGCCGGAGACGCGGCCGTTGCCGAACAGGTGGAACAGGACCACGAGGACCAGGGCCAGTCCGCGCAGACCATGGATCTCGGGGATTCGGCCCGCCCGGGGGACGGCTTCTGAGTGCACCAGCGCATAGTAGGAGCACGGGCTCTTCACCGGAGAACCGGGCGCGTCACCGGGCGCGGCGGACGGGGTGAACGCCCGGGGCAAATATCACTTTCGCCCCAACTCTCCCCACCCGTGCACGCCCTCCGGGCTATCCTGACGCGGTGCTTGCCGTTGCCCAGTTCCACGTGCCCCTGCCGCTGAACAACACGATCCAGCGGTACGACTGGGGGTCCGTCGACGCGATCCCCACCCTGCTCCGCACCGAGCCCGACGGGGAGCCGCAGGCGGAGATGTGGCTCGGCGCGCACCCCAGCGCGCCGTCCGTCAGCCGGATCACGCACGACGACGACGTCGACCACGTCGCCCTGGACCGGCTGGTCCGCGAGGCGCCCGTGCAGACGCTCGGCCACCGTGTGGCGGAGCAGTTCGGCCCCCGCCTGCCCTACCTGCTGAAGGTGCTGGCCGCGCGCAAGGCGCTGTCCCTGCAGGTGCACCCCTCGCCGCGGCAGGCCCGGGAGGGGTTCGCGCGCGAGAACAAGGCCGGGATGGCCCTGACGTCGGGCAAGCGGTCGTTCAAGGACGACCAGCACAAGCCCGAGATGATCGTCGCGATCTCACAGTTCGAGGGGCTGGCGGGCTTCCGCACGCCGCGCACCATCCTGGACGTGCTGGAGGGCCTGGCGGGCGACATGGTCGAGGCGGTCCGCTCGGCGCTGCTGCACGACCGCAGCCACGACGGCATGCGGGACGCGTTCAACCACCTGCTGTCCGCGCGCGCCGACGAGGCCTGCGCCGCCGACATCGAGGCGACCCTCGACTCGGTGCGGGCCCGCCTGGCGGCCGGCTCCCCGTTCGAGCGCGCCGACCGTACGGTGGTCGACCTGGCGGAGCAGCACCCCGGCGACCCGGGCGCCATCGCGTCCCTCATGCTGAACCGGTTCTCGCTCGAGCCGGGCGAGGCCGCCTTCACGCCCGCGGGCGTGGTGCACGCCTACCTGTCCGGCGTGGGCATCGAGATCATGGCGAGCTCCGACAACGTGCTGCGCGCGGGCCTGACGACCAAGCTCGTGGACGAGGAGAACCTCGTCGCCTGCACCGTGTTCGCGCCGCAGCAGCCGGCCGCCCCCGAGGTGACGACGGCGGGCAGCCGCGGCCAGGTGCACACCTACCGCGTGCCGGTCACGGAGTTCGCGCTCACGACCGCCGACGTCGACCCGGCCGAGCCCGTGGCGCTGCCGGCCACGGGGCCGCGCATCCTGCTGTGCCTCGACGGCGAGCTGACGCTCACGGCGGACCGCTCCGAGGAGGGGCCGCTGCGCCTCACGCAGGGCGAGTCCGTCTTCGTGCCGCACGACGCCGGCAACCTGGAGCTCTCGGGCGCGGGCCACGCCGCGTGCGCCTGGGTCCCGTAACCCCCTCACGTGTCAGACGTACAGGTCACGGGAGTGACCTGTACGTCTGACACGGAGCAGGCGGGTCAGGCCGAGTTGTCGTCGTCCGCGCGCAGGACGCGCAGGTGGCCGCGGCGCGCCGTCTCGGTCACCGTGGGCGGTTCGGCGGGACGACGACGTCGGCCCGCCTCGCGCACGGCGTCGGCGAGGGCGGAGAGGTCGTCGGGGCTCGGCCCGGCGTCCTCGAACTCCGGCATGAGGCGGACCACCTCCCAACCGCGCGGCGCGGTCAGCCGCTCGGCGTGCTCCGCGCACAGGTCGTAGCTGTGGGGCTCGGCCAGGTGCGCCAGCGGACCCAAGACCGCGGTCGAGTCCGCGTACACGTACGTGAGCGTCACCACAGCCGCATTGGTGCAGGCCGAGCGCGAACACTGTCTCACCGATCTCACGCGCCGAGACTACGCCGCTGACCGGGTAGGACGTGCCGAACACGCCGGGCATTCACGGGCGTAACGGCGGTGATCCGGCACCAATTCGCCCGGCGGACCGTGCGAGCAGCAGCCCGGCGCCCGCGAACGCGAGGTCGACCAGGGTCAGGACCACCCGGCTGACCAGCACCGCGAGCCCCGCGGCCGGGCCCGGGAGCGCCCCGGCGAGCACCGCCGCGAGCACCAGCTCACGCACGCCCGCACCCGCGGGCGCGACGACGAACAAGAACCCCGCGGTCCACGCCAGCGCCCAGCCGCCCGTCGCCAGCGCGAACGTCCGGGGTGTCAGCGGCAGGCCCAGCGCCCCGCACAGCACCCAGAGCTGGAGCCCCGCGACCAGCCAGCCAGCCACCGACCACGCGGCGGCACGGCCCAGGCCGCCCCAGGTGGTCGGGTGCTCCAGGGCGCCGCGCCGCGCGGCGCGCAGGGCCAGGCCGACCAGCCGGTTCAGCACGGGCGGCGCGAGGACGAGCACCACCACCGGCGCCGCCCACACCACCCAGGACCACGCGCCGAGCGCGCCCGCGGAGACGAACGGCAGCGCCACCGCGCCCACCGCCGCGCCCGAGGCCACCGAGACCGCGACGGCCACCAGCATCGCGGCCGCCGACCGGCTGCGCGGCACGCGGTGCCCCGCGCCCACCTCGGCGGCGGCCACGACGTTCCACACCCCGCCCGGCACGTACTTGCCGAGCTGGCTGATGCCGAACACCGCGACGGCGGCGCGCAGCGGCAGCGACGAGCCCAGGTCCGCGAGGACGGCCCGCCACGCCAGCAGGGTGCACCACACGTAGAGCACGCCGAGCACGACGACGAGTGTCACCTCGGCCGCGGACAGCCCGGCCGCGGCCCGGAGCAGCGCCTCGCGGTTGCCGAGCACGTACCAGAGCGCCAGCCCGAGCGCGACGGTGAGAAAGCCCCACCGGACCCACGGCGAGCGGAGCAGCGCGAGCGCGGCGGGCACGAGCCGGCCCCGGGCGCCGTCGTCGCCGGGACCGGGGCCGCCGGACGACGGCGCGTCGGGCCGCGCAGTCGCTCCGGGCGGGACGGTCACAGCGCGTCCCGCCGGCGCAGCTCCGCCACGAGCGGCTCGGCGACCACCTGGGGCCGGATGCGGTCGCGGCCGCGCGCTGCCCGCGCCCGGGCCGCCGCCAGCGCCGCGGGGTCGCCGAGCCGGACGAGCTCGGCCGCGAGCGCCGCGGCGTCGGCCACGGGGACCAGCTCGACGTGCTCGCCGAGCGCGCGGCGCTGCGGCGGGGTGTCCGAGGTGACGACGACGCAGCCGGCCGCGAGCCCCTGGTAGACCTTGTTCGGCACCACGCGCAGGCCCTTCGGGGTGTCGCCGAAGATGCCGAGGCAGACGTCGTGCGCGGCGACCAGGGCGGGCAGCTCTCCGGGCTCGACCCAGTCGTGCCAGGTGACGCCGGGTGTCGCGGCCAGCACCTCGCGGGCGCGCGGCAGGTCCTGGCCGGTGCCGACCATCGTGACGCGCAGGGGCGCGCGCGCGGCGACGGCGTCGCGCAGGGCGGCGGCGAGGACCGGGGCGCCCTGGAGCGGGGTGAAGAGGCCGAAGAAGACGACGGACAGGCTTCCTTCGCCGGTCGAGCTTGTCGAGACCGGCGGGGTCCGCCACTCGTCCGGGGCGCCGACCAGGACGACGACGCCCTTGTCCGGGTCGGGCAGCATCCGCCGGTGCTCGTCGGTGTCGGTCACCACGACGTCGGCGCAGGCGACGGCGAGCCGGTCCAGGCTGGTGAGCAGCCGGACGCGCAGGCCGGCGGCGCCGCGGTCGGCGGCCGTGTCCCCGGCGAAGACGAGGTGGTCGAGCACGACGACGGAGCGGGGGTACAGCAGGCGCGCGAGGAGCACGTCGAAGTGGCCGAGGTACCCGACGAGGACCGCCGCCGGCCGCCCTTCCGCGCGCCGGTGCCGCACCGCGTCGCTCACGAGCGCGGCCCAGCACCGCAGCAGCCGGGCCGCGAGGGCCGGCAGCCGCCACGGCTGCTGGAGCATCCGGACGCGCTCGGCGGTGGAGAACCCGAGGGGCCGGTTCAGCTCGGTGACCTTGACCCCGTGGGCGCGCAGCCCGGCGACCAGGACGGCGGTGCGGGGGTGCCGTGCGGCGTCGTAGGTGCCGAAGGTGATCACTGCACGGCCGCCGGGACGTCCGCGAGGCCGGGCTCGGCGGGCCGGGCCTGGGCGGCCGCGGGCTGCGCCGTGCGGGCCGCGGTCCCGGGCAGGTGGCCCGACGCCGGACGGCCGCCCGCGCCGTCCACCGCAGCAGGCCCCGTCGTCGTGCCGTACTGCACCTCCTTGAGGCGCTCCAGCGTCTCCTCGAGCAGCACCCGGTTGGTGCGCTGGAGGTCGGCGAGCACGAGCAGGGCGAAGCTGAGCAGCGCGCCGACCAGCGACGTCGCCCCGAGCACGATCGACTGGAGGTGCTGCCCCGCGGTCCCGGTGGCGAGCAGCACCGCGTACCGGCCGAACGGCAGCACGGCCCCGAGCGCGAACAGCAGCCCGAGCGTGACGAACACGGTGTGCGGCCGGAACATGACGTAGGACCGGCTGATCGCCTGCCCCGACTTGGCGATGTGCTGCCACATGCTCGAGAAGAGCCGGGACTCCCGGGTCTTCGGGTTGGTCGTGACCGGCACGCTCACGATCCGCATGCGCTTGTGCCCGGCCTGGATGATCGTCTCCATGCAGTAGCTGAACTGCGTGACGACGTTCAGCCGCAGCAGCGCCCCGCGGGAGTAGGCGCGGAACCCGCTCGCGGCGTCGGGCAGGTCGGTGCCGGCGGCGAAGTTCACCACCGCGCTGCCGACCTGCTGCAGCAGCTTCTTCAGCGGGGAGAAGTGCTCGATGGTGGCGGTCTGCCGGTCCGCTATGACGATGTCGGCGTCGCCCAGCACCACGGGCATGACCAGGTCGCCGATGCGGTCCTGCGGGTACTGGTTGTCGCCGTCGGTGTTCACGACCACGTCCGCGCCGTGCCGCAGCGCGTAGTCCACGCCGTCGCGGAACGACCGGGCCAGGCCCATGTTCCGCGTGTGGCGCACGATGTGGCGCACGCCGAGGCGGCGCGCGACCTCCACGGTGCGGTCCGTGGACCCGTCGTCGATGACCAGGATCTCGATCTCGTCGACCCCCGGGATGCTGCGGGGGATCGTGGCGAGCACGTCAGGAAGGGTCTCTTCCTCGTTCAAGCAGGGAATCTGCACGAACAGCTTCATGGCCCTGTGCCTTCGATGAGCAGTGTCCGGAGGAGCAGTGACTGGCTTCACGAGCGTAGGAGCGGTACATGACCAGGGCGTGAACACTGCGTTCCCAGAAATGACTGTTACCGGGCCGTGACCGGGGCGCCCGGTCGGGGCAACCTGCCGTGGCTACCCTGCACGCGTGTCCCGACCCCGCGCGGTCCCCGTCGTCGTGTGGCTGATCGTGCTGCTGCACCTGGCCGTCATGCTCGGCCAGACCGCCGTCTTCCCCAACGTCCGCTCCCCCGACGAGCGCCAGCACGTGGACCTGATCCTCCAGGTACGCCAGGGCGACGCGTGGCCCTGGCCCGGCCCGGGCACCGCGTACGTCACGCAGGGCGTGACGGCGGGCGGGTTCGTCGACGCCGACAGCCTCGACGGGCCGCAGCACCTGGCGGACCGCGACGACGTGCCGCCGCGCGGCGAACGGCCGTCGTACCTCGACGCGGGCGGCCCGGCGACGATGACGGCGGAAGGGCCCGACGGCGTGGCCCCCGTCTTCAACCAGCTCGTGCAGCACCCGCCGCTCTACTACCTGATGGGCGCGGGCGTCGTCAGCCTGCTGCCCGGGTGGCAGGACGCGCCGCTGGACCAGGTCTGGCTGCTCCTGCGCTGGTGGAACGCGCTGCTCGCCCTGCCGCTGCCGCTGCTCCTGTTCGCGACGGCCCGGCGGCTGCGGCTCCCGGAGCCCCTCCCGGTGGCGGCGGCCCTGGCCCCGCTCGCGGTCCCCGAGCTGACGCACCTGGAGTCCGCGGTCAACAACGACAACCTGCTCGTGGTCCTCGGGGCGTGCGCCACGTTGCTCGTCACCCGGGTCCTGACCGGCGACCTCGGCCGCCGCACGGCCCTCCTGCTCGGGCTGGTCTCGACGCTCGCACTGCTGACCAAGGGCTTCGCGCTGATGTTCCCCGCCTGGATCCTCCTGGCCTACCTCGTGGCCGGCTGGCGACACCGCGAGCGCCTCCGATCCGCCGTGACATCGCTGCTGGTGGTCGCCGTCACCACGGTGCCGGGCGTCGCGTGGTGGGTGCGCAACGTGGTGGTCCACGGGATGCTGCAGCCGCACGGCACGCACGCCACCCCGCCCGACCTCACCCCGGTCTTCGGCTGGTCCGACGGCGGCCACGTCTGGCTCGGGCGGTTCGCCGAGCGGATGGTCACGCTCTTCTTCGTCCAGGACCACGCCGCCGCGCGGGCTCACGACGTGTCGTGGTGGATGGCCCGCGTCGCGCTCGTCCTGGTCCTCGCGGGGCTGACCACCGCTCTGGTGCGGCGCCCGGTACCGCGGCTCACCGCGCTCGTGCTCCTGTTCCCCGTCCCGGCCCTGGCCGGGATCGTCGCCCGCGGCTCGTGGGAGCAGTTCGCCGCGTTCGGTGACGTCGGTGCCGCGCAGCAGGGCCGCTACCTCTACACGGGCCTGGTCGGCCTACTGGTCATCGCGCTCGCCGGCGCCGCCGTGCTGCGGCCCGCATGGCGGCGGGCGGCGCCGCTGGTGGTGCTGGTGCTCGCCGGCGGCATGCACCTGGCCTACCAGCACGACGTGTGGCGCCTGTACTGGTGGCCCGCGGACGGCGGCGGCCTCGGCGCGTTCGGCCGGGCCGTGGCCGCCGTCGGCCACTGGTACCCGTTCCCCGCCGCCGTCCTCGTGGCGGTGGTCGCCGCGGGGCTGGCGCTCGCGCTCGCCGTGGGGGTCTGGTGCGCTCGGACCGCCGTCGGCCCGACGCCGCCCGGCCCCGGCACCGGGCCCGGGCGTGCCGCAGGGACCCCCGGGGCCGCGACCGACCCCGTGGTCGCGGCATGAGCCGGGCGCACTCGGGCATCGCACGGACCGAACGCCTGGCGGTCCTGGCCGCGGTGCTCTCCGGGATGCTCCTGGCCCTGACCGTCGCGCTCGCCGACGCCCCGTACGCGACCGGCGACGAGCCCCCGCACGTCGACTACGCCTACCAGGTGTGGCACGGCGAGCTGCCCGTCTTCGAGGACGGGCTGGAGCTGCGGCCCGACGGCGCCTGGCTCGCCCCCGTGCAGTGGACCGCCCAGCACCCGCCGCTGTACTACCTGCTCATCGCCCCGCTGGTAGGACCGCTGGCCGACGCCGGGCACCCGGTCGCCGCCGTCTACGCGGCCCGCGGCGTGAACGTGCTGCTCAGCGGGGTCTTCGTGCTCGCCGCCTGGTCGAGCGCGCGCCGGCTGACCCGGCCGGGCAGCGCGCTGCCCCCGCTCGTCGCGTTCCTCGCGGGGGCCATGCCCGCCGCCGCGCACGTGGGCGGCGGCGCCTACAACGACCTGCTGGCGGCGACGGGCGTCACCGTCCTGTTCGGGCTGGCCGCGACCGCGGTCCGGCGCGGGCTCGACGCCCGGCTGATCACCTTGCTGTCGCTGGTCGCGGCGGCGTGCGCGCTGACCCGGCTGTCCGCCGCGCTGATCGCCGCCGTGGTCGCGGCCTTCGCCCTGGCCGCCGGGGCCGTCCGGGCCGCGCAGAGCCGGGGCCGGTGGGCGCACGTCGGCGCGCTCGCGCTGGCCGGGCCCGGCGCGGTGCTCGCCACCAGCGGCTGGTTCTACCTGCGCAACCTGGAGCTGACCGGCACGGTCACCGGTTCGCACTTCGACTGGGCACTGGCGAACCAGAACCGGCAGGAGCGATCCGTCGTAGCGGTGCTCGCCGACCCCGAGACCTGGGC
This window harbors:
- a CDS encoding acyltransferase family protein, encoding MHSEAVPRAGRIPEIHGLRGLALVLVVLFHLFGNGRVSGGVDVFLALTGFLVTRSLVGRVERGDLRLVEYYGRTFSRLSAPSLVVLAATAAIMVLVLPQAMWQSTLREIGASAVYLLNWEMIHSQLAYGAAGPSASPLQHFWSLAVQGQFMIVWPALLLLLAVVARKWFRPTLAVVTVLATAASQVFALHVGAVDQPLSYFHSGTRFWELGLGAALALLLGWVQPTGALRPVLGWLGLGLVVSSGFVLDGVALFPGPWALWPVGGALLVILGSAPDSAWGPRGLLEVAPLRFLADISFPLYLWHWPLLIGYLHLTGAQRPDWVAAVVIFATSTALAWLTHRFVERPVVTARRFTGRPRLATAVALALVPALLCVVAVDRVAAHQTAVEAEAEAEVERLAGCIGAATMDPGTPPCEIEDASSLVDAFSTGYSDPGGSAADCWSNRERPVRLGVCSLGPETGYTRTLLATGDSHSHQMLSAYQRIAQERGWRIDVAGRAGCHWNARPMLKSVQESIDLCTEWNRQLEEYVRSHPEYDGYLVLHSSKQSVQAVGDEDRTEALGAGLAEAWAQRPDLSAPVVAIRDNPIFEENADVFEREVVPCIEENGDEAGTVCARDREDVLRDDGSAAAVRLDPNARLVDMTDYFCGPETCPPVIGYLPVYADGFHVSRPYLVTLAPFLGDRIAAALGD
- the manA gene encoding mannose-6-phosphate isomerase, class I, with amino-acid sequence MLAVAQFHVPLPLNNTIQRYDWGSVDAIPTLLRTEPDGEPQAEMWLGAHPSAPSVSRITHDDDVDHVALDRLVREAPVQTLGHRVAEQFGPRLPYLLKVLAARKALSLQVHPSPRQAREGFARENKAGMALTSGKRSFKDDQHKPEMIVAISQFEGLAGFRTPRTILDVLEGLAGDMVEAVRSALLHDRSHDGMRDAFNHLLSARADEACAADIEATLDSVRARLAAGSPFERADRTVVDLAEQHPGDPGAIASLMLNRFSLEPGEAAFTPAGVVHAYLSGVGIEIMASSDNVLRAGLTTKLVDEENLVACTVFAPQQPAAPEVTTAGSRGQVHTYRVPVTEFALTTADVDPAEPVALPATGPRILLCLDGELTLTADRSEEGPLRLTQGESVFVPHDAGNLELSGAGHAACAWVP
- a CDS encoding DUF3499 domain-containing protein, translated to MRSVRQCSRSACTNAAVVTLTYVYADSTAVLGPLAHLAEPHSYDLCAEHAERLTAPRGWEVVRLMPEFEDAGPSPDDLSALADAVREAGRRRRPAEPPTVTETARRGHLRVLRADDDNSA
- a CDS encoding lysylphosphatidylglycerol synthase domain-containing protein encodes the protein MTVPPGATARPDAPSSGGPGPGDDGARGRLVPAALALLRSPWVRWGFLTVALGLALWYVLGNREALLRAAAGLSAAEVTLVVVLGVLYVWCTLLAWRAVLADLGSSLPLRAAVAVFGISQLGKYVPGGVWNVVAAAEVGAGHRVPRSRSAAAMLVAVAVSVASGAAVGAVALPFVSAGALGAWSWVVWAAPVVVLVLAPPVLNRLVGLALRAARRGALEHPTTWGGLGRAAAWSVAGWLVAGLQLWVLCGALGLPLTPRTFALATGGWALAWTAGFLFVVAPAGAGVRELVLAAVLAGALPGPAAGLAVLVSRVVLTLVDLAFAGAGLLLARSAGRIGAGSPPLRP
- a CDS encoding glycosyltransferase, with translation MITFGTYDAARHPRTAVLVAGLRAHGVKVTELNRPLGFSTAERVRMLQQPWRLPALAARLLRCWAALVSDAVRHRRAEGRPAAVLVGYLGHFDVLLARLLYPRSVVVLDHLVFAGDTAADRGAAGLRVRLLTSLDRLAVACADVVVTDTDEHRRMLPDPDKGVVVLVGAPDEWRTPPVSTSSTGEGSLSVVFFGLFTPLQGAPVLAAALRDAVAARAPLRVTMVGTGQDLPRAREVLAATPGVTWHDWVEPGELPALVAAHDVCLGIFGDTPKGLRVVPNKVYQGLAAGCVVVTSDTPPQRRALGEHVELVPVADAAALAAELVRLGDPAALAAARARAARGRDRIRPQVVAEPLVAELRRRDAL
- a CDS encoding glycosyltransferase family 2 protein → MNEEETLPDVLATIPRSIPGVDEIEILVIDDGSTDRTVEVARRLGVRHIVRHTRNMGLARSFRDGVDYALRHGADVVVNTDGDNQYPQDRIGDLVMPVVLGDADIVIADRQTATIEHFSPLKKLLQQVGSAVVNFAAGTDLPDAASGFRAYSRGALLRLNVVTQFSYCMETIIQAGHKRMRIVSVPVTTNPKTRESRLFSSMWQHIAKSGQAISRSYVMFRPHTVFVTLGLLFALGAVLPFGRYAVLLATGTAGQHLQSIVLGATSLVGALLSFALLVLADLQRTNRVLLEETLERLKEVQYGTTTGPAAVDGAGGRPASGHLPGTAARTAQPAAAQARPAEPGLADVPAAVQ
- a CDS encoding glycosyltransferase family 39 protein, with protein sequence MSRPRAVPVVVWLIVLLHLAVMLGQTAVFPNVRSPDERQHVDLILQVRQGDAWPWPGPGTAYVTQGVTAGGFVDADSLDGPQHLADRDDVPPRGERPSYLDAGGPATMTAEGPDGVAPVFNQLVQHPPLYYLMGAGVVSLLPGWQDAPLDQVWLLLRWWNALLALPLPLLLFATARRLRLPEPLPVAAALAPLAVPELTHLESAVNNDNLLVVLGACATLLVTRVLTGDLGRRTALLLGLVSTLALLTKGFALMFPAWILLAYLVAGWRHRERLRSAVTSLLVVAVTTVPGVAWWVRNVVVHGMLQPHGTHATPPDLTPVFGWSDGGHVWLGRFAERMVTLFFVQDHAAARAHDVSWWMARVALVLVLAGLTTALVRRPVPRLTALVLLFPVPALAGIVARGSWEQFAAFGDVGAAQQGRYLYTGLVGLLVIALAGAAVLRPAWRRAAPLVVLVLAGGMHLAYQHDVWRLYWWPADGGGLGAFGRAVAAVGHWYPFPAAVLVAVVAAGLALALAVGVWCARTAVGPTPPGPGTGPGRAAGTPGAATDPVVAA